Proteins found in one Schistocerca serialis cubense isolate TAMUIC-IGC-003099 chromosome 5, iqSchSeri2.2, whole genome shotgun sequence genomic segment:
- the LOC126482121 gene encoding cytochrome P450 6k1-like — protein MSVSSRLLLLSAGCVPSLSVWALPAAAFVAVIAACISLRYRVVQWLLSLVVETRPLHEVLHGHYVSRPQESASWVRLGRQRLLLLRDPQLAWQLLSAHFPSFPARARTQAYDDGLFAQEGEQWKRARSCLTPSFTPSALRSAEPQLRAHARRLAALAGGSAAAVSPRQLLAYCTDCVASALLGLQTRTLEDAEGCSPFLEAVQRAHDAKTDPGRRFVFEYLGRAAFDALGLGQLPDKIASFFRSVAAVSIDHRNSNPVSSHDFVHLLTKKMMLEGADDNAVLHEVSGQTAAILSAGAGETSHVLQHCLLELAAQPQLQQRLRSDIASAQDPTALPLLEAVVNETLRLHPSEPVLSRECRQACSLGGERLQPGDRVLVPVWSLSRDCGPHGFQPDTGVEAPQLVFGGGPRKCVGYRLGLLAIRILIVELVSQYRLFPAGNAIGLKKLDE, from the exons ATGAGTGTTTCCAGCAGACTGCTGCTGCTGAGCGCCGGCTGCGTCCCCAGCCTCTCCGTCTGGGCCCTGCCGGCTGCCGCCTTCGTCGCTGTCATCGCCGCCTGCATCTCTCTGCGATACAG AGTGGTGCAGTGGCTGCTGTCCCTGGTGGTGGAGACGCGCCCCCTACACGAGGTGCTGCACGGCCACTACGTGTCGCGGCCGCAGGAGTCCGCCTCGTGGGTGCGGCTGGGCCGGCagcggctgctgctgctgaggGACCCACAGCTCGCCTGGCAGCTGCTGTCCGCCCACTTCCCCAGCTTCCCCGCCAGGGCGCGCACCCAGGCCTACGACGACGGGCTGTTCGCTCAGGAAG GAGAGCAGTGGAAGCGGGCCCGCAGCTGCCTGACGCCTTCTTTCACGCCGTCGGCCCTGCGCTCCGCCGAGCCGCAGCTGCGCGCGCACGCCCGCCGCCTGGCCGCGCTGGCTGGCGGGTCTGCAGCCGCTGTGTCGCCGCGGCAGCTGCTGGCCTACTGCACCGACTGCGTCGCCTCGGCGCTGCTCGGGCTGCAGACGCGGACCCTCGAGGACGCGGAGGGCTGCTCGCCGTTCCTGGAGGCCGTGCAGCGCGCGCACGACGCCAAGACCGACCCTGGCCGCCGCTTCGTGTTCGAATACCTGGGTCGAGCCGCATTCGACGCTCTGGGGCTGGGACAACTGCCCGACAAGATTGCCAGCTTCTTCAGATCGGTGGCTGCCGTCAGTATCGACCACCGTAACAGCAACCCTGTGTCTTCTCATGACTTCGTACATCTGCTTACGAAGAAGATGATGCTGGAGGGGGCAGATGATAATGCTGTCCTACATGAAG TTTCTGGTCAGACCGCCGCCATCCTGTCAGCTGGAGCTGGAGAGACCAGCCACGTGCTGCAGCACTGCCTCCTGGAGCTGGCCGCGCAGCCACAGCTGCAGCAGCGACTGCGCTCTGACATTGCTTCTGCTCAAGATCCAACTGCGCTGCCTCTGCTGGAAGCCGTTGTTAATG AGACGCTGCGGCTGCACCCCTCGGAGCCAGTGCTGAGCCGCGAGTGCCGGCAGGCGTGTTCGCTGGGAGGCGAGCGGCTGCAGCCGGGGGACCGCGTCCTGGTGCCCGTCTGGTCGCTCAGCAGGGACTGCGGGCCACACGGCTTCCAGCCAGACACAGGCGTGGAGGCGCCGCAGCTCGTCTTCGGCGGGGGACCGCGAAAGTGCGTCG GCTACAGACTGGGTCTTCTGGCCATCAGGATCCTGATCGTGGAACTGGTGTCTCAGTACCGGTTGTTCCCCGCTGGAAACGCGATCGGTCTCAAGAAGCTTGACGAGTAG